GAGAGCATTTTTGCATTGAGCTTGCTGGCTGACGACGCGCCGGGAGGCAACGGAACGCATACATCACCCTTGCAGGCACCCTCGGGCTTGATCGCCCACTCGGTACGGGCTTCAAAGGCTTTGCGATCTACTTCAAGCGATTTCAGAATCATTGCGATTCTCCTGCGCCACTATTTATTACTGCGCAGGCGAGCGTCAACCGGCGAGGTGAAGGGCCGCCGCGTTGCGCGGCGGCCCCAACCCGCTTCAGGGGCAGTTGTCGCCCGCCATGATGTCAGTTCCCGGCGTGATGTTCGCGAACGAGTTACCGGCATATATGTTCCCGACATTCAGGGAACTGCCAGTGAGTATTCCGCTGCAAAACCCGTTGAACTTGTTGCCGATAAGCAGGTTGTCGTCAGAGCCTACCGGTGGCAACGAGTTACAATCGACGAAAAAGACTCCGACGGCTCCGACATTCGGCGTATCGGCGATGGTGTTGGCAATCAGCGCGTTATTGTGGCTGCAAACTAAAATAACGCCCGATTCTCCGATGTTCGACAATGAGTTCGTGGCTAGAGTACCCGGACCGACATCCTCGAGATCGACTCCCGCACCAATATTGCTGATGGTGTTGCCAATAAGCGACGGTTTGTCACTGTGATTAATGTATATTGCAAGGCTATCGTCCTGGGTGCCGACTCCAGTGATCTTGTTGCTGCTGACTATCTCCGCACTGGTAACGAAGAGACTAATGACGTCAGTCGAACTCTGGACCGGAGTGATCATATTGCCCGAAATCGATCCGGTCAGCTTTACAGCTTCGAGGCCGTCCCCGGAAAGATCGTAACCATCCAGATAAATAGCGCCGAAGCCGAAGTTGTTGATCGTATTGTTCGCGATATCGAGCGAGTAACTCCCGGTATCGATCGTATAAGCTGCCAGAACACCAAGACCATTCTGCAGTTCATCGCAAATCGTGTTCTGGTTCACGAGAGTATCGGAAGAAACGGTGCCGGCTGCGTTGAGGAAAAAAATTGCCACAGGCGTCGCATCGCAGGTGGATTTAGGAAACGCGGAGTCGTCGATGTGCAGACCGATGATTTTTGCCGTCGCGCCAACCACAAAGACCTGAGGACACGCACCTTGAGCCTCAGCCTCGGGCTGGCATACCGGCTTGTCGCCTTTTCCCCCGTACGTGATCGTTGGGACACCCAGTTGGTCCTTTGCGTTTATTCCCGCGAGCGTCAGGTTCTTGGTGATGAGTACGGATTCCGGATAGACGCCAGGGCAAACATTGACGGTGTCGCCCGCCGCGGCAGCGTTCACCGCGGACTGAATCGTGGAATAACCACCCGGCTGGCAGAGGCCGACGGTCAAGGTGGCCGCCGACGCTGTGACACAACTGAAGGCCGAGGCCATCATCAGGAGCAGCGAAAGCATCAATCCTTTGGCACGTGGCAGGGTGCTGTTAGTTCCTGCCATGGTTTGTGAGTTCATGAGTCTCCTCCTTCTCCGATTGTTAGCCGCAAGCTGCTGCGCTTGACGGCACTTTTGAAGAGGAGGCGTAAGATCCCACGGTACAATTTTGTACAACGTTAACGTACGAAAGTAGGACTTCAGCGAACGGAAGACGATCGCACGTGATCTTCGGCGTCAATCGGTCCGGAATAGCGGCGAATTGCCGGGTTTTTAAGCTCTAGCCTGAGAGTAAAGATAATTTTGCGAGGGCTCCCTTAGCCAGGTCGAGCGTCAGCTCGCGGGCGGGAACGTCGTGCCGTGCGAGGCAGGCAGCCTGGCCGGACCATAGATTCACGAAATCTGCTGAGCCTGCCGGTTCGGATTTTGCCCTGAGTGGTGCGAGCGCGCTGCTGGCGAGCGGGAATGCCGGCGTGTCATGCGACATCGGACCGACTTCGCGCATCACGCGGTTGATGATTCCCCGTGCGGGGCGCCCGGTGAAGACGTTGGTCACCTGTGTATCGTCGTCAGCCGCGGTGATAAGCGCCTCGCGATGAAGCGGAGGCATCTTGGCTTCCGGACAAAAAAGGTACGTGGTCCCGATCTGCACCGCCGATGCGCCGAGTGCGAATGCGGCCACGATCCCGCGCGCATCAGCAACTGCGCCTGCCGCGATGACCGGGACCTTCACGGCGTCAGCGATCTGCGGCACCAACGCGAAGGTTCCGACCTGCCGCGTGATGTCGTCGGTGAGGAAATTGCCGCGATGGCCGCCCGCCTCGAGGCCCATCGCGATAATCGCGTCGCATCCGCGCTCCTCGAGCCATCGCGCCTCTGTGACCGTGGTTGCCGACGCGATCACACGTACACCCGTGGCCTTCACGCGATCGAGGAGGCTTCGCTCCGGCAGGCCGAAGTGAAAGCTCACGACCTCGGGCCTTACCTCTTCGACGATCTTGCAAAGCTCACCGTCGAACGGCTTGCGTGTTGGTCCCGGCACAGGCGCCTCGGGATCGAGGCCGAGCTCGACGTAGTAGGGCGCGAGCCGCGCGCGCCAAGCCATCGCGCGCACAGGATCGGGCGTAGGCGGAGTGTGGCAGAAGAAATTGACGTTGATAGGACGCGAGGTCGCACGCCGAATCGTCTGCAATGCGGAACGAACGCCATCGACGCTGAGCTGCGCGCAAGGCAGCGAGCCCAGACCGCCCGCCTCGCTAACGGCAATCGCGAGCTCGGGGGTTCCCGGGCCAGCCATCGGCGCGAGGATGATAGGAATCTCGATATCGAACAGCTCGAGAACGCGGCGATCAGGCCATCCAGCCATGACCGAAACTCCTGCGGCAAGATGCTTCTACTTTGCCACAGGAGTGTAGGTGATATTAATGGTGAATTTTCCGGGATGATCGGTGCTCGGCGAGATCACGACGCTGTCGAGCGCGGACTTGTGAATGAAGCTGCGGTTGTAAACCTTGCGCGCGGGCAGCACCACCTTAGGCCCCGGCTGGAAACCTGCCTTGGGGATCGCCTTTTCGTAGAAATCGACCAGCTCCTGGTAATCGCCTGCGACCTCGAACGTCGCCGAGTGGACGACGCCGACCTTGGGCTTGGTCGAGGAAATCAACACTGCGCCCGGCGGTATAGGGATGTGCGAATCCCAGTCCGCTGGCGCCGAGGTCGCGCTCGCAGCAGGTGAAGCATTCGTCTGACACAGAACCAGGCTCGGCGTCGCGAGCAATATCGCTGCAAGCGCCATGGTAGTTGCGATTCTCACGGATCCTCCAGGCATCGTCGGATAGTGCAATCTGCCAGTTTGCGGCGCGCCGCGAAAGACGACGTTTGCAAAAGAAAGCGGGAGCGACGTTCAGCCGCTCCCGCGTTGATCAAGGTGAGAACCGCAATCAGGCGTGGCCGTGGCGCAGCAGCTTGCCGGGGGTCGCGCCAGTGCACTTGTCCTCGGCGAAAGTCTCTTCGCCGTTGACGATGATCGAGCGGTAGCCCTTGGCACGCTGCACGCGGCGCCATTCGCCGCCCGGCAAATCATGGACCACTTCGCCGATCCAGTCGGGCTCGATGCCGAGGTTCTTCAGATCGTACACGACGACGTCGGCCGCCGCGCCTTCGCGCAGCACACCGCGATCGCGGAAGCCCGCCGCATGAGCAGGGAGGGCAGACAACCGATAGTGCGCCTCTTCGAGCGTGACGCGCCCTTCATCGCGAACCATCCAGCGCAGGAAGTCCGTGGTGAACGCGCCGCCGGTGAAGAACTTCGTATGCGCACCGCCGTCGGATACGCCGGGGAAGGTGTACATCGAGCTGTTGATGATCTCGGCGTTGAACTCGCCGTTGAATTGCGGCTCGGCCTGCAGAAACTCGGCCTTGAGATCGGTCGCGAGCGCGAGATCGACCATCACGTCGACCGGATGCCGTCCCTCTTCCTGGCCAATCTGGCCGAGCGACTTGCCGACGTACTTCTCGAGCTCAGGCTTGTTCTCGACCCATTGCACGATCAGCTTCACGAGGCGCCCGCCGATGCCGGGCGCGTTCTTGTCGAGCGCCGCCATCGAGCGCTCGCTCTTCACCGCCTCGCGGATCACCGGATCCTGCATCTTCGCGATCTTCTCTTCCTTGGTCCCCGTCGTCATGTCACGCCACGCCGGCGCCATGTCGTAGAGGTTCCAATGCTCGAGCGTGAACGCGAAGCCACTGCGCACCGTGCCAGCCTGGCCGAAGATCGGCAGACCCTTGGCGCGCGCCTTATGCAGCCAGTTGAGGCTCTTGCGATGGATATCGGCGTTGCGGGTGCTCGCCGTGATCGCCTGGAACAGGATCGGACGGTTCGCCGTGGCGGCGAGCGTCTCGACGAATGCGAGGTCGTCTTTGATATGTCCCGTAGCCTGCGTGATCTCGATAAAGCCCTCGTCGCGTTCATGCAGGACGCGCGCGAGATTCAGGATGTCCTCGTCGCACATCGTGTCGGTGACCATCGGCGAGCCGTCGAAGTCGGCCTGCGCGGAATGCTTGCCCAGGCGCTGGATCGAAAATCCGCAGAGGCCCGCGTCCATGCCTTCGCTGAGCAGGCGGCGCATCTCGGCGCGCTCGGCCTCCGTCGCCTCGCGCGTTTTGGCGGCGTCGAGGCCCATCACGTAAGTCATCAGCGACGCAGTCGGCATGTACTGGATACAGTTGACGCCCTTGGGCGAGCGATCGAGCGAATCGAGATACTGCGGGATCGTTTCCCAATCCCACGTCATCCCTTCCTTCATCGAGTCGTAGGGAATCGCCTCGGTGCGCGTCATCGTGAGCATCGAGCGATCGCGGAAGTCGGGCTTCACCGGAGCGAAGCCGAAGCCGCAGTTGCCGAGCACGACGGAGGTCACGCCGTGCCATCCGGAAATCGTGCACCAGGGATCCCACCTGATCTGCGCGTCGTAATGCGTATGCAGATCGACGAAGCCCGGCGCTACGACGAGGCCGTTGGCGTCGATAACTTTCTTGGCGAAGCCAGGAGCGCGGCCGCCGATTTGCGCGATTCTGCCGTCTTTGATCCAGACGTCGCTTTGATAACGTGGCACGCGTGTTCCATCGACGACGGTGCCGCCTTTGATTTGAATGTCATACTCGGCCATTGGTGTTCCCTCCTCGCCAGGGTAAGGACTGTCGGCTAATTCAGAGCTACAGGCATTCTTATGCAACGATGGAAAAATTCCAAGCGAAATCGACCCATTCGTTTCTGACCACCGGTAAACGACACCGGCGCTTAATTCACACGTGACGGCGCAGGAAATCGAACATCAGCCGATGCCCCTCGCGGCAGCCGGACAGCTCGTTCATCTGCATGAAGCCGTGCGGCATGTCGTCGAAGATGCGCAGCTCATTCTCGATTCCGGCGCGATGCATCGCTTCTGAGATCGTGCGCGATTCGCCGACGATCCCATCCGCGGTGCCTGCGATAATGAAGCTCGGCGGCA
This genomic interval from Candidatus Binataceae bacterium contains the following:
- a CDS encoding right-handed parallel beta-helix repeat-containing protein, whose product is MNSQTMAGTNSTLPRAKGLMLSLLLMMASAFSCVTASAATLTVGLCQPGGYSTIQSAVNAAAAGDTVNVCPGVYPESVLITKNLTLAGINAKDQLGVPTITYGGKGDKPVCQPEAEAQGACPQVFVVGATAKIIGLHIDDSAFPKSTCDATPVAIFFLNAAGTVSSDTLVNQNTICDELQNGLGVLAAYTIDTGSYSLDIANNTINNFGFGAIYLDGYDLSGDGLEAVKLTGSISGNMITPVQSSTDVISLFVTSAEIVSSNKITGVGTQDDSLAIYINHSDKPSLIGNTISNIGAGVDLEDVGPGTLATNSLSNIGESGVILVCSHNNALIANTIADTPNVGAVGVFFVDCNSLPPVGSDDNLLIGNKFNGFCSGILTGSSLNVGNIYAGNSFANITPGTDIMAGDNCP
- a CDS encoding nitronate monooxygenase family protein encodes the protein MAGWPDRRVLELFDIEIPIILAPMAGPGTPELAIAVSEAGGLGSLPCAQLSVDGVRSALQTIRRATSRPINVNFFCHTPPTPDPVRAMAWRARLAPYYVELGLDPEAPVPGPTRKPFDGELCKIVEEVRPEVVSFHFGLPERSLLDRVKATGVRVIASATTVTEARWLEERGCDAIIAMGLEAGGHRGNFLTDDITRQVGTFALVPQIADAVKVPVIAAGAVADARGIVAAFALGASAVQIGTTYLFCPEAKMPPLHREALITAADDDTQVTNVFTGRPARGIINRVMREVGPMSHDTPAFPLASSALAPLRAKSEPAGSADFVNLWSGQAACLARHDVPARELTLDLAKGALAKLSLLSG
- a CDS encoding amidohydrolase family protein — its product is MAEYDIQIKGGTVVDGTRVPRYQSDVWIKDGRIAQIGGRAPGFAKKVIDANGLVVAPGFVDLHTHYDAQIRWDPWCTISGWHGVTSVVLGNCGFGFAPVKPDFRDRSMLTMTRTEAIPYDSMKEGMTWDWETIPQYLDSLDRSPKGVNCIQYMPTASLMTYVMGLDAAKTREATEAERAEMRRLLSEGMDAGLCGFSIQRLGKHSAQADFDGSPMVTDTMCDEDILNLARVLHERDEGFIEITQATGHIKDDLAFVETLAATANRPILFQAITASTRNADIHRKSLNWLHKARAKGLPIFGQAGTVRSGFAFTLEHWNLYDMAPAWRDMTTGTKEEKIAKMQDPVIREAVKSERSMAALDKNAPGIGGRLVKLIVQWVENKPELEKYVGKSLGQIGQEEGRHPVDVMVDLALATDLKAEFLQAEPQFNGEFNAEIINSSMYTFPGVSDGGAHTKFFTGGAFTTDFLRWMVRDEGRVTLEEAHYRLSALPAHAAGFRDRGVLREGAAADVVVYDLKNLGIEPDWIGEVVHDLPGGEWRRVQRAKGYRSIIVNGEETFAEDKCTGATPGKLLRHGHA